The following DNA comes from Ptychodera flava strain L36383 chromosome 23 unlocalized genomic scaffold, AS_Pfla_20210202 Scaffold_24__1_contigs__length_23054250_pilon, whole genome shotgun sequence.
GTTTCCGTGTTACTTCCAGTGATAAAGGTTTTCGATCTCTTGTTTGATCTTCTTGCCGAACGATGACGATGGTTGACTGAAGTGTAATCATGACAACTGGAAGTCGATGGAAGACGAGTTggtacatcaaaagttacacctTGGCCAATGCTGATTACTTTCGCAGACGACTGGTCATTGATTGCTGATGATCTCGCATTTTTAGCCACATCACAATACGAAGGTCGGAAAACTTGTTTGACAATAGTTTCCTGCTCATCAAAGTCACTCTCAAGACCCTCTCCACTTACGGCAACTTCTTTGTTGGGATGTCGGAAATGCGGTGAGGTATCAGTAATACAAGCACCTGTGTCGCGTTTCTGTTCAGAGTTGCATAACAACTGCGGCTCACTATGCGATTCAGAGTGTGTCACCTGTTTCAGCAATGACTCTTTCATGGAATTCAACTCGACACGTAAAGATACAAGTTCAGCCTGGAGTCCAGTTTCACGATTATCAAGGGTACTATTCCCTTTCAACTGAGAAACTTCACGTTGTAGAACTCGAATTTCCTTTATTAATACAGATACATCAATATGGGAAACATCGATAGGTGGTAGTCGTGAGAGATCAGAGGCAACAAAGCATGGCACATCACATTCGTCAAGTTCGTGAAACAAAGCTAGCATATCCTGGACATTGTTACTACGCTTGTTTTGGCCTTGACGACGAATAAAACGACTTCTGTCAAAATTGCATGAATCGAATAGCAATCTCTTAGCCTGTTCAACATCCTTATCGTCATAGGTGTCAACACAAAGTTTGACAATCATATCAGAGGGCAAAACATCAATCTTGTTCCAAACAAAGCATAACAACTCGTTTACAATGATGGCTTTACCTGATTGGCTTTGAGACGCCTCAGGCTTTTTACTCTTGGAAGCAGCACCTTGTTTTTGTCTTCTGTCAGCAGCAATGTTTGGAAACCGTTTTCCTTCACAGCTAGGGCACAGGTCGAGGTCACCC
Coding sequences within:
- the LOC139124730 gene encoding uncharacterized protein, which encodes MRCVDCGTLENVSVCQGDLDLCPSCEGKRFPNIAADRRQKQGAASKSKKPEASQSQSGKAIIVNELLCFVWNKIDVLPSDMIVKLCVDTYDDKDVEQAKRLLFDSCNFDRSRFIRRQGQNKRSNNVQDMLALFHELDECDVPCFVASDLSRLPPIDVSHIDVSVLIKEIRVLQREVSQLKGNSTLDNRETGLQAELVSLRVELNSMKESLLKQVTHSESHSEPQLLCNSEQKRDTGACITDTSPHFRHPNKEVAVSGEGLESDFDEQETIVKQVFRPSYCDVAKNARSSAINDQSSAKVISIGQGVTFDVPTRLPSTSSCHDYTSVNHRHRSARRSNKRSKTFITGSNTETCTLKAVNTAPRVELFVSRLSPQTTADEITSHLHNIGFKDVKSVPLQTKYDTYSSFKLITTSDNSKGILNPNVWPSGILVRKFYHARNTQQSS